The following are from one region of the Mycobacteriales bacterium genome:
- a CDS encoding WhiB family transcriptional regulator, whose product MTEPLILLGPDEQPEPLPWQEEALCAQTDPEAFFPEKGGSTREAKRVCSRCDVRGECLEYALAHDERFGIWGGLSERERRRLKRRVV is encoded by the coding sequence ATGACCGAGCCGCTGATCCTGCTGGGTCCCGACGAGCAACCCGAACCCCTGCCGTGGCAGGAAGAGGCGTTGTGCGCGCAGACCGACCCGGAGGCCTTCTTCCCGGAGAAGGGTGGATCGACCCGGGAGGCGAAGCGGGTGTGCAGCCGGTGTGACGTGCGCGGCGAGTGCCTCGAGTACGCGCTCGCGCACGACGAGCGGTTCGGCATCTGGGGCGGGCTGTCCGAGCGCGAGCGCCGCCGGCTCAAGCGCCGCGTGGTCTGA
- a CDS encoding bifunctional FO biosynthesis protein CofGH — protein sequence MQRPDSTAGAGGNALRRALRRADDGKALDRTEAEVLLQARGADLDRLAGIASRVRDAGLAALGRAGTVTYSRKVFVPLTRLCRDRCHYCTFATTPGRLPAPYLTPDEVLDITRRGATAGCKEALFTLGDNPEARWKPARDWLDAHGFDSTLGYLRAMAIRVLEETGLLPHLNPGVMTWQDLQRLKPVAPSMGLMLETTADVPAHRGSPDKVPAVRLRTIEDAGRSNIAFTTGLLIGIGESTADRVESMFALRALARQYGHIQEVIIQNFRAKPDTAMRSSNDLDLDTYVATIAVARMVLGPQVRVQAPPNLVDLDECRRLLRAGIDDWGGVSPLTPDHVNPERPWPQLDELARVSADCGYALTERLTAHPRYLEEPWLDPRLRPHVAALRDQHGLARTDARPAGIPWQEPDGGWDDAGRVDLFEAIDTEGRREQARSDVDTAYGAWDAVQVSDAARRRGSAVAEPAGVARLGREFAAALRQAESDPAGLSDAAALVLFEALPGAEIDALARLADDLRRDAVGDTVSYVVNRNVNFTNVCYTGCRFCAFAQRRTDADAYTLSLDEVGARADAAALVGATEICMQGGISPELPATAYFDLAREIKRRQPQLHLHAFSPMEVVNGAARMGLSIRDWLIAAMEAGVDSLPGTAAEILDDEVRWVLTKGKLPAATWVEVVTTAHALGLPTTSTMMYGHVDTPAHWVAHLKLLARIQAETGGFTEFVPLPFVHHNSPIYLAGLARPGSTRREDRAVHAMARILLHGRIRHIQTSWVKLGGEGCVEMLRGGVDDLGGTLMEETISRMAGSQHGSRRTPAELEAIAAAAGRPARQRTTLYGDVVSPGRTELNVAG from the coding sequence ATGCAGCGGCCCGATTCGACCGCGGGGGCCGGCGGCAACGCCCTGCGTCGGGCGCTGCGTCGTGCGGACGACGGCAAGGCCCTTGACCGCACCGAGGCCGAGGTCCTGCTGCAGGCGCGGGGAGCGGACCTCGACCGGCTTGCCGGGATCGCCTCCCGGGTGCGGGACGCCGGCCTTGCCGCGCTCGGCCGCGCGGGCACGGTCACGTACAGCCGCAAGGTGTTCGTGCCCCTGACCCGACTGTGCCGTGACCGCTGCCACTACTGCACCTTTGCCACGACGCCGGGCCGGCTTCCCGCGCCGTACCTCACGCCGGACGAGGTGCTCGACATCACCCGTCGTGGTGCCACGGCGGGCTGCAAGGAGGCGTTGTTCACCCTCGGCGACAACCCCGAGGCGCGCTGGAAGCCCGCGCGGGACTGGCTGGACGCGCACGGGTTCGACTCGACCCTGGGCTACCTGCGCGCGATGGCCATCCGGGTGCTGGAAGAGACCGGTCTGCTGCCGCACCTCAACCCGGGGGTCATGACGTGGCAGGACCTGCAGCGCCTCAAGCCGGTCGCGCCGTCGATGGGCCTGATGCTCGAGACGACCGCTGACGTTCCCGCACATCGCGGCAGCCCGGACAAGGTGCCGGCGGTGCGGCTGCGCACGATCGAGGACGCCGGCCGCAGCAACATCGCGTTCACGACCGGGCTGCTCATCGGCATCGGCGAGTCGACGGCCGACCGGGTCGAGTCGATGTTCGCCCTGCGCGCGCTCGCACGGCAGTACGGCCACATCCAGGAAGTCATCATCCAGAACTTCCGCGCGAAGCCGGACACGGCGATGCGCAGCTCGAACGATCTCGACCTCGACACCTACGTCGCGACGATCGCCGTCGCGCGAATGGTCCTGGGTCCTCAGGTGCGAGTCCAGGCTCCGCCCAACCTGGTCGACCTCGACGAGTGCCGCCGGTTGCTGCGAGCCGGCATCGACGACTGGGGTGGTGTCTCGCCGCTCACCCCCGACCACGTCAACCCGGAGCGACCGTGGCCGCAGCTCGATGAGCTCGCCCGGGTCAGTGCGGACTGCGGATACGCCCTCACCGAGCGGCTCACCGCGCATCCGCGGTACCTCGAGGAGCCGTGGCTCGACCCCCGGTTGCGCCCGCACGTCGCGGCCCTTCGCGACCAGCACGGGCTGGCCCGGACCGATGCACGGCCGGCCGGCATCCCCTGGCAGGAACCGGACGGCGGATGGGATGACGCCGGGCGCGTCGACCTGTTCGAAGCGATCGACACCGAGGGGCGGCGCGAGCAGGCGCGGTCAGATGTCGACACCGCGTACGGCGCATGGGATGCGGTGCAGGTCAGCGACGCGGCCCGTCGGCGGGGGAGTGCGGTTGCCGAGCCGGCCGGCGTGGCCCGCCTCGGCCGCGAGTTCGCGGCTGCGTTGCGGCAGGCCGAGTCCGACCCGGCCGGGCTGTCCGACGCCGCCGCGCTCGTGTTGTTCGAGGCGCTCCCGGGGGCTGAGATCGACGCGCTCGCACGGCTCGCCGATGACCTGCGCCGCGACGCGGTCGGTGACACCGTCAGCTACGTCGTCAACCGCAACGTCAACTTCACCAACGTCTGTTACACCGGCTGCCGGTTCTGCGCCTTCGCGCAGCGGCGTACGGACGCCGACGCCTACACGCTGTCACTCGATGAGGTGGGCGCTCGTGCCGACGCGGCGGCACTCGTCGGCGCGACCGAGATCTGCATGCAGGGCGGCATCTCGCCGGAGCTGCCGGCAACGGCGTACTTCGACTTGGCCCGGGAGATCAAACGGCGGCAGCCACAGCTGCACCTGCATGCGTTCAGCCCGATGGAGGTCGTGAACGGTGCCGCACGGATGGGCCTGTCGATCCGTGACTGGCTCATCGCCGCGATGGAAGCCGGCGTCGACTCGTTGCCGGGCACTGCGGCGGAGATCCTCGACGACGAGGTCCGGTGGGTCCTCACCAAAGGCAAGTTGCCGGCCGCAACCTGGGTCGAGGTCGTCACCACCGCGCACGCGCTCGGGCTGCCGACGACCTCGACGATGATGTACGGGCACGTCGACACCCCGGCGCACTGGGTCGCCCACCTGAAGCTGCTTGCGCGCATCCAGGCCGAGACCGGCGGCTTCACGGAGTTCGTGCCGTTGCCGTTCGTGCATCACAACTCGCCGATCTACCTGGCCGGCCTTGCCCGGCCGGGTTCGACTCGCCGCGAGGACCGCGCGGTTCATGCGATGGCGCGCATCCTCCTGCACGGGCGGATCCGGCACATCCAGACCTCGTGGGTGAAGCTCGGCGGCGAGGGCTGTGTCGAGATGCTGCGCGGCGGCGTCGACGACCTCGGCGGCACCTTGATGGAGGAGACGATCAGCCGGATGGCCGGCTCGCAGCACGGGTCGCGCCGTACGCCGGCCGAGCTCGAAGCGATCGCAGCCGCGGCCGGGCGCCCGGCCCGGCAACGAACGACCTTGTACGGCGACGTCGTGTCACCCGGGCGAACGGAGCTCAACGTGGCAGGCTGA
- the cofD gene encoding 2-phospho-L-lactate transferase, translating to MRVTVLSGGVGGARFLLGLRELGHDTTVIANTGDDVTMLGLRICPDLDTVMYTLGGGISAERGWGRENETFRIRDELSTYAASIEDAGVPDWFGLGDLDLATHVLRTQWLQAGVPLSEVTRRLCRRWDTGVRLLPATDAPIETHVDLEDGRSVHFQEWWVRLHVAVPATGFDIRGVDAAKPAPGVLDALRDADLVLLPPSNPVVSIGVILAVPGISAALRATPAPVVGLSPIVGDAPVRGMADACLAAIGVETTAEAVARHYGARPSGGLIDGWLVDERDAHAVAPLRAAGFRAAAVPLMMDDLGATVAMARAAVDLPSGAG from the coding sequence GTGCGTGTCACGGTGCTGTCCGGCGGGGTCGGTGGCGCTCGCTTCCTGCTCGGGCTGCGTGAGCTCGGGCACGACACCACCGTCATCGCCAACACCGGCGACGACGTCACCATGCTCGGGCTGCGGATCTGCCCCGACCTCGACACCGTGATGTACACCCTCGGCGGCGGGATCTCGGCCGAACGCGGATGGGGTCGCGAGAACGAGACCTTCCGCATCCGCGACGAGCTTTCGACGTACGCCGCTTCGATCGAGGACGCCGGCGTTCCGGACTGGTTCGGTCTCGGCGACCTGGACCTCGCCACCCACGTGCTGCGCACCCAGTGGCTGCAGGCCGGCGTACCGCTGTCCGAGGTGACCCGCCGGTTGTGCCGGCGCTGGGACACCGGCGTGCGACTGCTTCCTGCGACGGACGCGCCGATCGAGACCCACGTGGACCTCGAGGACGGTCGCAGCGTGCACTTCCAGGAGTGGTGGGTCCGCCTGCATGTCGCAGTTCCGGCGACCGGTTTCGACATTCGCGGCGTCGATGCCGCGAAGCCGGCGCCCGGTGTACTCGATGCGCTTCGGGATGCCGACCTCGTGCTGTTGCCGCCGAGCAACCCGGTCGTCTCGATCGGCGTGATCCTTGCGGTTCCTGGCATTTCTGCCGCGCTGCGCGCGACCCCAGCGCCCGTGGTCGGGTTGTCGCCGATCGTCGGCGACGCACCGGTGCGGGGGATGGCGGATGCGTGCCTCGCGGCGATCGGGGTCGAGACGACGGCCGAGGCCGTCGCCCGGCACTACGGCGCGCGACCCTCGGGCGGGTTGATCGACGGCTGGCTGGTCGACGAGCGCGATGCCCATGCGGTGGCACCGCTTCGTGCTGCCGGTTTCCGCGCGGCCGCCGTGCCGTTGATGATGGACGACCTCGGTGCGACCGTCGCGATGGCCCGCGCTGCCGTCGATCTGCCCAGCGGAGCCGGCTGA
- a CDS encoding coenzyme F420-0:L-glutamate ligase — MPVRLELFGVDGLPEVTAGDDIAGLLAAAGAELRDGDVIVVTSKIVSKAEGRLVTGTRADHLAGETARVVAERGDTQIVETHHGFVLAAAGIDASNVPDGVVALLPVDPDASAARIRSGLHERLGIDVAVIVSDTMGRPWREGVIDTAIGAAGIDVLWDLRGEGDTSGRPLEATVIAVADELASAADLVKGKLSSTPVAVIRGFPVRHAEPDRGARPLVRSAADDMFRRGTREAMRDALDNSAPLPAVDAPGVSDVVVAEDAIVPAVDAVRTDAVRIDLDGDRVTVSGTDQFTVGIVTGRLLTALATRGLRGVVAPMPEGGSVVVRRG, encoded by the coding sequence ATGCCCGTGCGGCTCGAGCTCTTCGGCGTCGACGGCCTACCGGAGGTGACGGCGGGCGACGACATCGCGGGGCTGCTCGCCGCGGCCGGCGCCGAACTGCGCGACGGCGACGTCATCGTGGTGACGAGCAAGATCGTGTCAAAGGCAGAAGGCCGGTTGGTCACCGGAACCCGCGCCGACCACCTGGCCGGCGAGACCGCTCGGGTGGTCGCGGAACGCGGAGACACGCAGATCGTCGAGACGCACCACGGGTTCGTCCTTGCCGCCGCAGGAATCGACGCGAGCAATGTCCCCGACGGAGTCGTGGCGCTCCTGCCGGTGGATCCTGACGCGTCCGCAGCCCGGATCCGATCCGGTCTGCACGAGCGGCTGGGCATCGACGTGGCCGTCATCGTCAGCGACACCATGGGCCGGCCCTGGCGGGAAGGCGTCATCGACACCGCGATCGGCGCCGCGGGCATCGACGTGCTCTGGGACCTGCGCGGCGAGGGCGACACGAGTGGTCGCCCGCTCGAAGCAACGGTGATCGCCGTCGCAGACGAGCTCGCCTCCGCTGCCGACCTCGTCAAGGGCAAGCTGAGCTCGACACCGGTCGCCGTCATTCGCGGGTTCCCGGTCCGGCACGCGGAACCCGATCGCGGAGCCCGGCCGCTGGTACGTTCCGCCGCGGACGACATGTTCCGACGCGGCACTCGCGAGGCGATGCGCGATGCGCTCGACAACAGCGCGCCGCTCCCGGCGGTGGATGCCCCAGGGGTGAGCGACGTCGTGGTGGCCGAAGACGCGATCGTGCCGGCCGTCGATGCGGTGCGGACCGACGCCGTCAGGATCGACCTCGACGGCGATCGTGTGACGGTGTCCGGGACGGATCAGTTCACGGTCGGGATCGTGACCGGCCGGCTGCTGACCGCGCTCGCAACCCGCGGGCTTCGTGGTGTGGTCGCGCCGATGCCGGAAGGTGGGAGCGTCGTCGTCCGTCGCGGGTGA
- a CDS encoding NDP-sugar synthase, translating to MEAVVLVGGQGTRLQPLTLRTPKPMLRLAGVPFLAHLIARLRAAGVDHLVLATSYLPTAFSGYLGDGEGIGLRIDYVTERVPLGTGGGIRNVAGHLESGPDEPVLVLNSDIVSGHDLSAQLDLHRRAGAAVTLHLVEVEDARPFGCVPTDPQGRVTDFVEKSDHPVANLINAGCYVFTRQVIDEIPAGRPVSVERETFPGLLSAGSLVMGYVEPSYWLDVGTPATFVQASADVVRGVAPSEVLPGPVGDTLVDVAATVAATADVTGGSAVGAAMIDDGVRVDGCVVGDGTHIESDAQLVRCLVGSDARIGARCTLTDAVIGDGATVGADNDLAAGIRVWNNAVIPPASIRFSPLP from the coding sequence GTGGAGGCGGTTGTCCTCGTCGGCGGTCAGGGAACCCGACTCCAGCCGCTGACGCTGCGCACGCCCAAGCCGATGTTGCGGCTGGCCGGCGTGCCGTTCCTCGCTCATTTGATCGCCCGGCTGCGCGCGGCCGGCGTGGATCACCTCGTCCTCGCGACGTCCTACCTGCCCACGGCTTTCTCGGGCTACCTGGGCGATGGTGAGGGCATCGGGTTGCGGATCGACTACGTCACCGAACGCGTGCCGCTCGGCACCGGCGGCGGGATCCGCAACGTTGCCGGCCACCTTGAGTCGGGGCCGGACGAGCCGGTGCTCGTCCTCAACAGCGACATCGTGTCCGGGCACGACCTGAGTGCCCAGCTCGACCTGCACCGACGCGCCGGTGCAGCCGTCACCCTCCACCTCGTCGAGGTCGAGGACGCCAGGCCTTTCGGTTGCGTACCAACGGATCCGCAGGGTCGGGTCACTGACTTCGTGGAGAAGTCGGACCACCCGGTGGCGAACCTCATCAACGCCGGCTGCTACGTCTTCACCCGGCAGGTCATCGACGAGATCCCGGCCGGTCGCCCGGTCTCCGTCGAACGCGAGACGTTTCCCGGCCTGCTGTCGGCCGGCTCGCTGGTAATGGGGTACGTCGAGCCGTCGTACTGGCTGGATGTCGGAACTCCGGCCACCTTCGTCCAGGCGAGCGCCGATGTCGTGCGCGGCGTTGCGCCCTCGGAGGTCCTGCCGGGCCCGGTCGGCGACACGCTCGTCGACGTCGCGGCAACGGTCGCGGCCACGGCCGACGTCACCGGTGGCTCAGCGGTCGGCGCCGCGATGATCGATGACGGCGTGCGGGTCGACGGCTGCGTCGTCGGCGACGGTACGCACATCGAGTCCGACGCCCAGCTGGTCCGCTGCCTGGTCGGATCGGATGCCCGCATCGGCGCCCGATGCACGCTGACCGACGCGGTCATCGGAGACGGCGCGACCGTCGGCGCGGACAACGACCTTGCGGCCGGGATCCGCGTCTGGAACAACGCCGTGATCCCGCCGGCGTCGATCCGCTTCTCTCCGTTGCCCTGA